A window of the Bradyrhizobium diazoefficiens genome harbors these coding sequences:
- a CDS encoding MFS transporter, whose protein sequence is MRIPAPIAYIVVYVALYAAFGAASPFWPKFFETRALASQQIGLILAAAMLTRLVSGPLVAMLGDRLGSLRPVLAACAAVAASAAVALLWADTFWLLLVVALAQAAALAPTTSIADALSVNTVRPRLAGRPFEYGWIRGAASAAFVLGTLIAGQLVSPADLTPVIWMNAAFLIAATGATALLPGQARSQRSPPFAVSEMKALISLSQFRMMIIASALIYGSHAVHDVFAVIRWSDAGISTSTISFLWSEAVVAEVLVFMLAGPALLDRFGVRGAAVLAAAAGIVRWSVAGVTTSVLLLSLIQPLHGLTFALLHLACMRMMGMLVAASVAATAQALYAFGSGLLTAVLIYLSGALYASYAGAAFFCMAALCVVALPFAWFGFANGRG, encoded by the coding sequence GTGCGCATTCCCGCACCAATCGCCTATATAGTCGTCTACGTTGCCCTCTACGCGGCGTTCGGCGCCGCATCTCCGTTCTGGCCAAAATTTTTCGAAACGAGAGCTCTGGCGTCTCAGCAGATCGGCCTGATCCTCGCCGCCGCGATGCTGACGCGGCTCGTTTCCGGACCGTTAGTTGCTATGCTGGGGGATCGGCTCGGGTCATTGCGCCCCGTGCTCGCAGCCTGCGCTGCCGTGGCGGCCTCAGCAGCCGTCGCGTTGCTCTGGGCTGATACATTCTGGTTATTGCTTGTTGTCGCGTTGGCTCAGGCTGCCGCTCTCGCTCCCACCACCTCGATCGCCGATGCGTTATCGGTCAATACTGTGAGGCCTCGGCTTGCCGGAAGGCCATTCGAGTACGGATGGATACGAGGGGCTGCCTCCGCGGCTTTCGTCCTGGGAACACTGATCGCCGGACAACTCGTAAGCCCAGCCGATCTCACGCCGGTTATCTGGATGAACGCTGCCTTTCTGATCGCCGCCACTGGCGCCACTGCATTGTTACCTGGGCAAGCCCGATCGCAGAGGTCGCCGCCCTTTGCTGTGTCAGAGATGAAAGCGCTGATCAGTCTGTCGCAGTTTCGAATGATGATTATCGCATCAGCCTTGATCTATGGCAGTCATGCAGTGCACGATGTATTTGCAGTCATCAGGTGGAGCGACGCGGGCATCAGCACTTCGACGATCAGCTTCCTGTGGTCGGAAGCGGTGGTTGCTGAAGTGTTGGTGTTCATGCTCGCCGGTCCAGCACTCCTGGATAGGTTTGGCGTGCGTGGCGCGGCTGTCTTGGCAGCTGCGGCCGGAATCGTCCGCTGGTCTGTAGCGGGCGTGACCACCTCCGTGTTGCTGCTCTCGTTGATACAGCCGTTACACGGATTAACGTTCGCTCTGCTTCATCTCGCCTGCATGCGAATGATGGGGATGCTCGTCGCAGCAAGCGTCGCCGCAACTGCGCAAGCTCTCTATGCCTTTGGCTCAGGCTTGCTAACGGCAGTACTGATCTACTTGTCAGGCGCACTATATGCTTCCTATGCCGGGGCGGCATTCTTTTGCATGGCGGCGCTCTGCGTCGTCGCGCTCCCGTTCGCCTGGTTTGGCTTCGCCAATGGGAGGGGCTGA
- a CDS encoding C13 family peptidase, producing MDIEALAPDRRDGPYPDLCAYYSEGWKFTGFPLFCVEPQFCSGDLETVFAMTSRSSIRRLGAPLVAFFLIIWPLVAPVDAVEDAGKVGVVSFGLYGDQGVFRSEATGAAQVVADRFETGPINVEYNSKNGGSATIEALTKSLQTAANRLDAEKDVLFLILTSHGSPDGLAIKAGRLTETLTPSRLRDMLAKTGVRYKVVVISACYSGVFIPRLANPDVLVITAADAKHPSFGCQDKAKWTYFGDAFFNVALRNATSLKDAFLDARSLVRKRELREHFEPSNPLMAGGANVLPFLVGRP from the coding sequence TTGGACATTGAAGCACTCGCTCCGGATCGACGCGATGGGCCATATCCGGACCTATGCGCGTACTATTCTGAAGGATGGAAATTTACTGGCTTTCCGCTATTTTGTGTTGAACCGCAGTTCTGTAGCGGCGATCTCGAAACGGTGTTTGCCATGACCTCCAGGTCCTCGATCAGGCGGCTCGGCGCGCCGCTCGTCGCTTTTTTTCTGATCATCTGGCCGTTGGTTGCGCCGGTAGATGCTGTTGAGGACGCTGGAAAGGTTGGCGTGGTGTCGTTTGGCCTGTACGGGGATCAAGGCGTGTTTAGATCCGAGGCGACCGGCGCGGCTCAGGTCGTGGCCGACCGTTTCGAGACGGGCCCGATCAACGTGGAGTACAATTCCAAGAATGGCGGAAGTGCAACGATCGAAGCTCTGACCAAGTCGTTGCAGACGGCAGCCAACCGCTTGGATGCCGAGAAAGATGTTCTCTTTTTGATTCTCACCTCGCATGGCTCTCCTGATGGCCTTGCAATCAAGGCGGGGCGGCTCACAGAAACGCTCACGCCATCTCGTCTCCGCGACATGCTCGCGAAGACAGGTGTGCGATACAAGGTGGTGGTCATCTCGGCTTGTTATTCTGGGGTTTTTATCCCGCGTCTGGCGAATCCCGATGTGCTGGTCATCACCGCGGCCGATGCCAAGCATCCGTCGTTCGGCTGCCAGGACAAGGCCAAGTGGACTTATTTTGGCGACGCTTTTTTCAATGTCGCGCTCCGGAATGCCACTAGCCTGAAGGATGCGTTTCTCGATGCGCGCTCACTCGTCCGGAAGCGAGAATTGCGGGAACATTTCGAACCGTCGAATCCGCTCATGGCGGGCGGCGCAAACGTGCTGCCGTTTCTTGTCGGACGCCCTTGA